Within the Verrucomicrobiia bacterium genome, the region GGTGATGGAAGGAATGCTGACCGATTGCGATTCACCTGGAGAATTGTTCGGTTCGCGTTCCAATTGAGTCGGCCATTCTTCGGCCAGCACTTTCAATGGAATGCGGCTGCGGAAATCATCGGGCAGGGGAATGGCCGTCTCACCCTTGGCTTTCGTCTCGATCTGCACGCTCGATTGGGAACTGATGTTGGCACCTTGAATTTCTATGCGGGTGCTTTCGCCGAGTCGCACAGTGTTGGGATAAAGTGAGGTGACAAAAGGCAGTTCACCAATGGACAGCCGATAAAATTGGTCTTTCGTGGCGGCTAACGTGGAATCAGATACGACGATGCGATATGTGCCACTTTGCTTGAAGGTGTGGATCAGGAACGCATCCTCACCCGTCATCAGCGGTTGTGCAGAAGCGATTGCAGCACCTTGCGCATCCATGAGTCGCATACTGGGATTGGGCATGCCGGAGGCGACTGCCTTTGCGCTTAGTTCAAATACCATCTGCTGCCCTGCGCGAGCGTTGAACTCATATGTGTCTGTGTCACCCAGCGGCGCCAGTTCTCCCCAAACGCCGGTGGGCAATTGGGCAAGCTGGGTGATTGTGTTCGTCGTTTCACTCGTTTGCGGCAGCACATCCACGTAGAGCTTGATGCGTGCGCTTTCGCCTTGGGCATTAAGGGCCGACACTTCGACCGGACCACGCGATGTTTTCTCCGGTACGAAGATATTCGCCCATGCTGCAGTTGCTGTGGCTTTCGGTTCGGAGAGCAGAGTCGCTTGAATTCCAAGCGTGTGCGCTTTGATTTCAGTCAGTGCACTCAAGTCTTTCCCCATCAATCTTACCTGATTCGTCATCCCACGCTGCAACCCACGCACCGCTGCTTTTTCCAAAGTCGGCTTCGGAGGCGGAGGCGTCATCTTCTTTTGCGCTTCAGCAGCGGGTTGGGCCACGCCGTTCATGGCGCAAGCAAACGCCAGACAAACAACTGTGATGAGGCGAAATGATTTCATGGAGTTGTTTGGGTAAGCCGCGATGCAGGAGCAGAAGTCTCACCAGAAACTGTCGGGTAAAGTCCCAACGTTCCATCCAATCTGCCTACGACAATCTGCTGTCCTTGCTTCGCGAAAGTGATGCCCGGAGCCCAGTCCGTTTGTTTCTCTAACACACGCACTTCGCGCATCGGTCGGAAATCCCAGAGCTTCACCGTGCGATCTTCGGCGGTGGAGACGAGCCATTTGCCATCGGGCGAGAAGGCGAGATTTAGAATCGCACCTTCATGACCAAACTTCGAGTAGAGCAGGGGATTGGTCGTCTCCGTGGCCTTTTCGCTGACTTCCCACACGCGGATGCGATTATCCACGCCCGCCGCCGCTAGCCTTTTTCCATCGGGACTGAACGCCACGCTGTAAATCTCCTTCAGCGACTGACTCAGCGTATCACGTCGTTCACCACTTGCTACGTCCCATAGCTTTGCCGTCCGATCTGCACTGACGCTGGCGAGGATTTTTCCATCGCTTCGGAAATCAAGATCATACACGCAACCATTGTGGCCTTTGAGCGTGCGAACGGGTTTCCCTTCTTTCACATCCCACAGGATGATTTGCTGATCGTAGCCGCCACTCGCGAGCAAGTTGCCATCCGGTGAAACCGCTACCGCGTAAAGCGCATCGAGATGTCCTTCGAACACTTTCACGAACTTACCTGTGGCCACATCCCAATGCCGAACTTCACCAAACAAACCCGTTTGTCCTGCCGCCGCGAAGAGATGTTTGCCATCTCGAGAGAAAGCCACGGCATTTACCGCACCTACATGACCTTCCAATTTAAATTTCGGTGAAGTCATGCCCGGTACAAACAACTCTACCTCTCCATATCGCGCCACGGCGATCAACCCCGCCGCCTCCGACCAGGCCACCGATTTGATCGCACGCCTTGGCTCCTTCTTCGGCGCGATGCTCGGCACCTTCAATTCCTTCCGCGAGGCCATCGCTTGTGCGGGCGGCTTGGCTCCCGCATCGATCCATTCGCGGATGAGTGCGATCTCTTTGGTTGGTAGATGATCGCGTTTGCCGGGCGGCATGAACTGATTCTTTCCTTTGCGACCAGAATTTCCTTCGAGGAATTTCACGAGCAAGCTGTCGCTCGCTTTGCCCGGGATCACCACTACGCCCTCTTTGCCACCCTTCAACACTGTCTCATGAGTTTCCATCACGAAACCGCCTTCAGGATCTTGCGCTGCGTGACATTCCACGCATTGCTTCTGGAAAATCTCGTGAATGACTGCGTAATCCGGTGCTGCGAAGGCACTGATGGCCGTGGTGAAAACCACCGTCATCAGCAGACACAGGACACGATTGGACCAAGACTTCATGCGATGATTTCAGCGTGCCGTTCACGCTGCTCATCGGCAATAGAGAATCATGCGAAGGCAGATGTAATTTTCTCTCCCGCCTTATGCTTGCTCAATCCATATCCAGCGGCACATCCGTCTCAAACATGAACGTATGGATGTAGATAAGTTGCTCGGCCTTCGTATTGTTCTCGAAAGGGATCACGCGATTCTTGCCCGCGTCGTACGAGTAAGCCCTGTATTTCCGTTCAATGAGCATCTCATGCACATCGAAGATCGTAGGCAGAAGATTCGGCACCACGATGATCGGCTGATACTTCTGGATAGTAGCCGTCATGCCTTCGAACACCTCACGCTCGAAGTGATCAGGAGCCACGCTGATGATGTCTGCTGCGAGCTTAAAGTGGTCGAACACCCGCGTCTCCACCACCACTTCGTCCAGTTCCTTCTTCTGATTCAGCAAGCCCGGTCTGCCTGCTGGTTTGGCTTCCGCATTTTTATAAGCATGAAACGTCTCTTCATCCGTCGTCGCCGCCTTAACCACCCGCGTGCCGCCCACTTTCGGGACGAACACCGTCTCGATGCTCTGGCTCTTGCTCAGCTTCACCATGTGATACTCGAAGCCTTTTCCCGCCAGCCAGTTCTGCGCCTTGATCTGTTTTTCCTCGAAAGGATTCTGTTCGAATAGCGCGATGCGGAACGTGCGGTTATACACGCGGAAACCTTTGAGCGGCTTCGCCTCATTGAACCCGATCGCCACGAACAATCCGTTCGTGAAATGCAAGTTCGTGAAGAACTTGTAGATCGTCTCGTGCGGTTTGCTGCCGAGCAGGTTGAGATATTGTGATAACATGTCAGTACTTGTGTCGGCCGAATTCACTGCCGCGGATGCCGTATTCTTCCCGCAAAGCGGTGAGTGTCAGTTCGTAGGCTTCGCGTTTTTTCTTATGCTTGTTATCCGTCAGGAAGAGCACCTTGTGATGCGTTTCATTCCAGCGCTCCAGATATTGGCTCAAAGTCGCTTGCGCCCTCTGGATGCTCTTGAATTTTGTCTGGCGAATTTTGTCCTGACTGATTAATCCGCGTACAGTCTGCGTCTCGTAGTAGACTACCACCGGATTCCCCTGATAGACCGGGGCGAGGTAATCCACCATGCGATGACTCATCGCATCGAGCGCCACTGCGAGCGCTGTTTTGTTCGCTACTGTCAACACCGTCCGCTCCTCGCCTTTGTTATACTTTTGGTAAACTTCCTCGCTTACGCGGTAAGCCGCGATCTCTTCCGGTGTGAACACCTCGTGGATCGCTTCCGGCTTGTCGCTGAGCAGGCTGTTTGTCAGTAATTTCTGACGCTTGTTGATCCGCATCCTGTCCAGGAAACCGGTCATTTGGCACCTCCGCTTGCGATCTTCGCCAGCAGTTTTTCCATCGGTTGCGCCTTGGAGAAATGCCCGTCGGCATGGTGCTTTGCCTTGCTCTTCAACTCAGGCTCATCCATCCCGGTCAGCAGATAGATCTTTGCTTTCGGTTGCAGCTCGCGGATGGGATCCACCAGTGCGCGACCGTCTTCTTTTTCGAGGGCCACATCCAGTGTCACCACATCGAAGGTTTTCTTTTTCGCGAGTTTGAGCGCCGTCTTGCCGTCCGTGGCTTCCGTCACATCATAGCCTTCCATCCGGAGAACTTCCCCGAGCATCTCCCGCAGCAAGTCATCATCATCGACGATGAGGATTGTTTTCATATCCTTATTCACAACTGGTTTCAGGCAGACGCAAGACCCGTGCCAAAAGGCTCAGGCCGGTGCGGCCAACCATAAATTGTCCGGCCGCAAGCATGTCCGCTCTATGCGTCAACAGTATGACGCAGGAATGACATTTCTGCTACCTTCTTCTATCGTCAATACTGGGCAAACCTGAAGCTATTCACCTGTGGCTCACCCTTCAACCAACCCAGCTTCAGGAGAAACTTGTCTGTTTCGGTGAGGGTTTGCTTGAAGTGGTCCTGCTTCGTGCGACCGAAATTGAAGAACCCGTGGGGCTGTCCTTCATAACCCTTCAGTTCGCATTCGTTTCCTTCTTTCTTCATAGCCTTTGTGAACGCCTCCGCCGTGGAGTAGGGGACCGTAGTATCCGCCTGGCCATGGAAGATGATCGTGGGTGGCGCACCTTTTTTCACGTGATGCAGCGGCGAAAGCTCCTTGGGTTCCGTGCCCATGCGTTCCTTCAAACTTTCCATCCGTTCTCCTGGCAATGGTTCACCACCTTCAAACGGTGAAAGCACCAGAGCGGGATTGAAAAGCACCAGCGCGTCCGGCACCGAGGATACCTTCGTGTCTTTGTCTTCAAAGCCCTTTACCACAGCGGTGCAAGCGGCGATGTGTCCTCCCGCTGAACCGCCGCCTGCGGCGATTCGTTTGGGATCAATGCCCATCTGCTTTGCGTTTTCCCGCACCCATCGCACGGCATCCTTGGCATCAATCACGCAATCTTTGGCTTTCACATCAAAGCGGCTGGATACGCGGTAATCCGCAGTGATGGCAACCATGCCGCGAGAGGCGAGGTAACGGCACTGCTGCTCGAACTGCTTCGGAGAGCCGTTCCGCCATCCGCCGCCGAAGAAGAGCACGATAGCCGGCCGCTTGTCGCCCGGCTTATAGTCGGGCGGATTGAAGACATAGAGATTCAACTTTGTTCCGCCCACTGTCTTGTAAGCATTGATCACAGCACCCTCGGGTTTGAAGGGTGGTTCCGCCTGTTTTTTCTTTTCCTGCGCTGAGGCCGAAGAAATCATAAGAGCTGCTATCAGGAGAAGTGAAAGAAAAGAAGTGACGGTTTTCATGGCTTTCATGCTTATAGCATCAGACGCCGGTCAACGCCACAGGATACATCGTCAACTATCGCAGAAGGTCGCACCTGAGGGAGAGGGATGGCCGCAAAAAGAAAACAGGGGAATATCGAACAGCGAGAGGAGGGAGTTGAAGCGTCAAGCCGCCTCGGGCGGAAGACATACCATGCCGCAGCACTCCAAAGACTTAGAGACAGGCGTTATTCCGACTGTTGTTTCAGGCGGAAGAACTGGCTGGTGGAGGTGTCGGTCGGGATGGAGATGTAGCTGGTCGTGTTCGTTACTGGTGTCCATGGGCCATTGGGTGAGGGGCTGGATTCCAGGGTGAAATCGGAAAGGTATGGGGACCAGTTCAGGAGCAGACTGCCGCCCTCAGATTTGACAGACAGCGGTGGCCCCAAAGGAGCCGTGATGCCATAGAATCCGCCCGAGCCGATATCCTGAGTAAAACGGGAATGACCCATTTGCAAGGTGGTGACAGGATCGGAGGTCCAGCCCAAGACGCCGGTGAACAGCAGTCGTCCTTTTGGGTCCAGAGTGAGACTGGCGATCACGTTAAGCCCATCTGCGGCGGGTCTCCACGCGTCCAGATAATCCCCATCTTTTGAAAAACGGACCAGCAACGATTCCAAATGAGATGACGAGACGTCATTCAGCGGAAAAGTCTGTCCGCCGAGAGTGAGAATTCCTTCCGTTCCCAAGCCCAATATCATGTTTCCAGCAGCATCCAGTGTGACGGCGTGGGCTATTTCCAGCTTTCCCGGGCTGTCGATCAGGCGGTGCCAGGCCAGTGTGCCATCATTGTTCCACCGGATCACAACGATGCCGCCGCGATCTGCTTCGAGGGGGGGAAGGTCTGGCAGGGTGGTTTGCCCGGTGATGCTTTGAATCCAGACGACACCATGGACATCACAATCCATGGGAGTGATCAAATGGAAGAAATGTTCAGGCAATACTTTGCACCAGCGCATCTGGCCGGAAGAATTGAAATGAGCGAGGAAGAGCGGTTTGTTCACTGCGGGCGGGACCGTAGTGCCGTCAGCGGCAATGAGTGAGTGAGAGTCTGAGCGGCGGCCGGAGATGAAGATGCTGTCATCCGGAGCCAAACGCAGGTTTTCGACACCGAGCCACACCAGATTGGCGGAGGGACTGAGCAGTTTCTGGTGGCTCATAAGCTCGCCGGCGATCGAGAATTTGAGCAGATAGATGCCGCCACCGGTGATGGTGGAAGAATTGATCGTAAAGTTCATTTCGCTGGAAGCCAGGACGCAGAGCTGGCCTTGCGAATTGACAGCGATGTCCGAGAAATGCACGGCTCCTCCGGTGGTGACGTGTTCCCACAGTTTGTTGCCGTTCTGATCGTAGCTCGCGATCCAGCCTTTGGTTGTGCTGGCAATACCATCGACGACGAAGCAAGTGCCAGCATCCGTGATGACAGCTTTAGGGTTGTTTCCAGTGGAGGGAGTTCCGGCCATGAAGAAACGAGACGGGCTGTCTCCGATCTGGAGCAGACAGAAGGTCATGTTGGTTTCGCCATGAAGGTAGTATTCAGGCCCTCTAAATATAGGGGTGTAGGACAAACCCGCGACAACGTGATTTTTCCCGTTGGGAGAGAATCGTCCATCGATGCGATAGAGCAGTTCTGTATTGATATGATCGGCAGTTCCGATGTCTGACAGCCGTGAAGGTGGCGTGAGGGTGAATCTGAACGGACCGGCAGAAATAGAACCAAACTGGTTGCTGGCGATGAGGGTATAAGAGCTTAAATCTGCGGAACTGACATTGGTAAGTATGAGTGAGCTAAAGGAGGAGTTGGTAAGGGGCTCATCATCCTTGAACCAGTAAAATATCGTGTCTGCAGCGCCGTTCACGACTGGATTCAGATGCAGTGTGGAGCCGGTGGCGACGACCTGATTGGTCAGCGAACGAGCGTGAAATTCCGGAGCTGATGTCTGCAGAGAAGAGGCGAGGCTGGTGAAGGTGCTGTCAGATGTGGCAAAATCGGGATTAGTGAACAGGTAGCTTTTGCCTGTGGCGGTGATGTCCAAAGTTGCACAGCGGCCGGCGGAGGCGGTGCGGATCCAAAGCGGCGTTCCCACCGGACTCAATTTCAGCAGCATGGTCGGATAAAGTGTCAGATACTTTAGGTTTTGCTGGATGAGCTGGCCCGCCAAGACGCTTTGGTAATGGGTTGACATGGCGGTGTAGATATTCCCAGCCGCGTCGGCACGCAGATCTGTGGTTGAGAAGATGAAGTGGCCGGGATTGAAGTCCGTCTGCCAGAGTCGCGCGGTCAGATCTGAGGAAACGCAGGCGATGGTGATGCTGGAGTCGGTGTTGAACAATGGAGTTGCCAGGGGAAAGGAAATGTTTGCGCCAACATTCAATGTGCCTGCCCCGATGATTTGTAAAACAAGATCACCGGAAGTATTGCGCAGCAGGCCGGCTATCCCAGCGGAGATGTCGCTTTTGACATGGGTGGCGGATTGAACTGCACCGGAAGAGGCCAGGCGTACCAGAAGACTATGGGAGCGCATGCCATCGATGTCGTAGGTGGTGCTGTTAAAGGTGCCATCATCCATCCAGTTCACATAGCCGAGCAGGTCGCCTGCGGGTGTCTTTTGGAGAGAGCCAAGGAATGTGTAGTAAGGACTGCGGAATTGATGGTGCCAGACGAACTGGCCGGTATTTCCAATCTTCAACCAGAGGACATCCTGACCGGGGGAAGAGCTGATGAGTTCCGTCTCTTCGATTTTGAGCTTGCCGCGAAATTCCAGGCCGACGAGATACCCGTCGTCTTCTGGCAGGAAAAGAGTTTTCAGACTATCGAACGGATGATCGGGGGTGAATTCCAGACGGCCTAAGCGGGAGAGCCGTTCCAACGTGCCGTCAGGTTTCAAAACGAGGGTGTAGAGGACAGCGGCATCAGTTTCCGCCGGGATGGTGGTACCCAGCAGGGTGACAGATTCAAATGCGTAATTGCTAAGGCAGATGTTGCCGTTGTCATCGGTGGACAATTTTGGCAGGGCATCCCCAACCATGCGCTGCAGCCAGAGCAGCTCACCTGCGGGCGTGTTCACGGCGATAAAAGTGCCACTGACAGGATGATGGCCGCTCACATGCGCGGAGCCGAACAAGGGCTCTGTTCCTTTATATTTGCCCGCGATGGCGATGTTTCCATCTGGCAAAATCTTGCAGTCAGTCAGGAGGGTGTTTTCGTTGGTGGAGATGGTGTGCTGCCAGCGAAGGTTGGGCGGAGTTTCCAAGGCGTGGCTGGTAATGGTGTAAAACGCCACAATGACGACTATGAGCAGCCAAAGCGATGATTTGAGATAACGCCTCATGTCATGATACAACTGAGTGACCAGCTCGGTGACAGACGCCTGATTGGCCTCCAACACTGATTGGGAGAATTGAACTAGTTTTAAATGGGGGAAAGCAAATAGAAATACCAGCGGTAAAGGGGGTAAAAGCGAGTTACCTACGGTTGGTTCTATGGATGTGGTTGTAGGATAAGTGATTTGATCGATATTGTAAATTTTAGCAAGATTGACGGTTTTCCTGTCTGGATTTGGTATTGTTTGCAGTGCTGACAACTCGCTGTCGGTAAAGGAAGAACATAGGTGTTTTATTCTCAGTTTAAAGTTTTGAATTGAGGGCTGGAAACCGAAATTCCTGCTGGGTGATTCAATGGAATCGTTTGGCATCCTTATGGAACCAATAACAGAGGTGCGAGGTCAGAAGGGAAGGTGTTTTTAAACTTTGGAGTCTCTGCACATAGCGCGATTCAAGAAATACTGTGGCTGATTGGTGCGAGGATTTTTTGGGGTAGGGCGAGGCTTTGGCGAAGGAGCAAGTTCCAATGACCGTCAGTGACTGAGCTGTAACGAAGCCCTGACCCAAAAAGACCGCTCGATCCGTTCCTCAGACAATCGGCTACAGCATTTCTTGAATCGCTCTAAATTCGGTAGCGTAGATGCGAGGAAAGGGCAGGGCTCGTCGGGAGGCCTGCCAATCAGGGGCACTTGCGCAACCGCACCTCGTGCACTAGTGTCGCGAAAATTGGCCATGGCTGATACAACTCAGAAACCTTTCGGACCGACTGGCGATGCTTCACGGCATCGCACACTCGAAGATTTGGAAACCGGCCTGCTGGCCCTTCCCGTTGCACCGAAAGAAAGCGGACGAGTCACCTTCCTCATGCGCCGCGACGCCGACAAAACGCGGGTGATTCTGGAGCGTACCATTCTCTCCCCCGAAGAAGGCCTGCCCGATGATAATTGGGGCCGCAATCCCGATCGCCTGCCCGATGCCCAACTGGCCGTGATGCGCCACGACGTCGCGGAACTCATCGCCAACGGCCAATCGCTCACCCTCTTCGGCGACAGCCTGTTCGTGGACCTGGATATCACAGCGGAGAATTTGCCCACCGGCACCCGCATCCGCGTAGGCAAAGCGCTCATCGAAGTCACGCCCATGCCACATGACGGCTGCGCCAAGTTCAACGCCCGCTTCGGCAATGGCGCGCTGAAATTCGTGGCGGCCAAGGCAACGCGCAATCAGAACCGGCGTGGGATTTATTGGCGAGTGGTGGAAGCGGGAGAAGTAGCAGTCAACTCCACGATACATGTGATTCGTCCTACGCAGACGTAATTATCCACATTGCCAGAAGAAAAGCCCTTCGGGCACTCCGTCCGTCATTTTCAGAAAAACATAACCGATACCGCCATCACCGAAATTTGGGCCCTGAGCCCAATGAGTTCTTCCTTCAAAGTGTTTTTCATCTTCATGAACCGGGCTGGCCGGCTTATCAGTTACCCCAAATACAGAACCGAAAACTTTCCAGCCGATCCCTTTAGTGGTGGCAGTTTGAGATTTAGCAGGCGGTTGATAGAAACTATACGTGCTATCCAATTGCCCAACGAACCGCCACGGAGCTCTAGGACCTTCATCCGGACTCTGTATCCATGATGGAACACCACCCAATCGTGCTCCAGTAGTGCACTTGCCAACAACTTCCTCTGGAAGTTTAAGATAAGTTTTATCCTCAAAGAAATGACCGGCTAAATTTGGATCTATGTCATCCTCTTTCTCAATCCATCTTGCGACTCGTACTTCCAGCATCGGTTCAAAACTGTCAGGAGGAAGTGGAGTAACAGATTGCAGAAGTTCTTCAGGCTCTAATACGAAACAGGCATTCGCACCGGAAATAGCACTCCAAGTTTCACAAGCACCGGGATCATGATCGCATTGAAAAACAAATAGAACTCTACCTGCCCGACCTAAATCCAAACGCAGCGGATGATGCTCGAACTGCGCGAGCAAGGATTGCGGTTTCCCACAATCCTTGCATAAAGGCCATTTTGCCGCAGGCAATCCCCACGGCACACCGCCGAGTTTTTCACTCTGGCGAGATTCTTCGTCGGCCAGTCTGATGTCCGGGACGAAGTAGCGCATGGAATCTATCTCCTGAACGACTGCGAGAAATCCTCGTTCACCACTTCCACGACTTTCTTCTCGAACTTCGAGTTCGCGATCAGTTCATTCAGCTTCGCTTCATACGCTGCGCTGTCCATCGGCAGTTCCACCGTCTGGCCGATGAGCGAGGAGTAGAGCATCACGTTCGCGAGCTCGATTGAGCCGAGGCCCTCTTCACCCGCGCAGTTCAGCGGCGTGCCATCGAGGATGGCCTCCACAAAATTCGTCATGAGCGCGGCATGCGGCACATCCGCGTTACCGAACGGGATCGACACATTCCACACATCAGGCTTCGCGAAACCGATCTTCGACGTCTTGTTCCATTCGTCAGCCGGAACTTCGTTGCGCGTGAAGGTCAGCTTACCATCCTCCAGGACGAGACGGCCTTTCGTGCCGGCGATCTCGAAACGATTCGTGCCCGGCAATTCACCCGTGGAACTGACGAACACGCCCGTCGCTTTGTTCGGCCATTCCAAGAACACCGTCACGTTGTCCTCCACCTCGATATTGTGGAAACGACCGAGCTGGCAGAAGCCGCGCACGCTCTTCGGTGCACCGAGCAACCAGTAAAGCGTATCGAGCTGGTGCAGGCATTGAT harbors:
- a CDS encoding alpha/beta hydrolase is translated as MKAMKTVTSFLSLLLIAALMISSASAQEKKKQAEPPFKPEGAVINAYKTVGGTKLNLYVFNPPDYKPGDKRPAIVLFFGGGWRNGSPKQFEQQCRYLASRGMVAITADYRVSSRFDVKAKDCVIDAKDAVRWVRENAKQMGIDPKRIAAGGGSAGGHIAACTAVVKGFEDKDTKVSSVPDALVLFNPALVLSPFEGGEPLPGERMESLKERMGTEPKELSPLHHVKKGAPPTIIFHGQADTTVPYSTAEAFTKAMKKEGNECELKGYEGQPHGFFNFGRTKQDHFKQTLTETDKFLLKLGWLKGEPQVNSFRFAQY
- a CDS encoding MOSC domain-containing protein, with translation MADTTQKPFGPTGDASRHRTLEDLETGLLALPVAPKESGRVTFLMRRDADKTRVILERTILSPEEGLPDDNWGRNPDRLPDAQLAVMRHDVAELIANGQSLTLFGDSLFVDLDITAENLPTGTRIRVGKALIEVTPMPHDGCAKFNARFGNGALKFVAAKATRNQNRRGIYWRVVEAGEVAVNSTIHVIRPTQT
- a CDS encoding response regulator encodes the protein MKTILIVDDDDLLREMLGEVLRMEGYDVTEATDGKTALKLAKKKTFDVVTLDVALEKEDGRALVDPIRELQPKAKIYLLTGMDEPELKSKAKHHADGHFSKAQPMEKLLAKIASGGAK
- a CDS encoding c-type cytochrome domain-containing protein; the protein is MKSWSNRVLCLLMTVVFTTAISAFAAPDYAVIHEIFQKQCVECHAAQDPEGGFVMETHETVLKGGKEGVVVIPGKASDSLLVKFLEGNSGRKGKNQFMPPGKRDHLPTKEIALIREWIDAGAKPPAQAMASRKELKVPSIAPKKEPRRAIKSVAWSEAAGLIAVARYGEVELFVPGMTSPKFKLEGHVGAVNAVAFSRDGKHLFAAAGQTGLFGEVRHWDVATGKFVKVFEGHLDALYAVAVSPDGNLLASGGYDQQIILWDVKEGKPVRTLKGHNGCVYDLDFRSDGKILASVSADRTAKLWDVASGERRDTLSQSLKEIYSVAFSPDGKRLAAAGVDNRIRVWEVSEKATETTNPLLYSKFGHEGAILNLAFSPDGKWLVSTAEDRTVKLWDFRPMREVRVLEKQTDWAPGITFAKQGQQIVVGRLDGTLGLYPTVSGETSAPASRLTQTTP
- a CDS encoding Gfo/Idh/MocA family oxidoreductase, which translates into the protein MSKVRVGIIGMGNMGKYHADYLLAGKVKRAELTAVCSTSPGKLDAYKAKGVEIFGDGEALIKSGKVDAVLIATPHYQHTTLGISAINAGVHVMVEKPISAHKADAERLIATAKANPKVKFAAMFQMRAEPRYAKIRKMIQDGEMGTIIRVNWIITDWFRSDAYYSSGGWRATWKGEGGGVLINQCLHQLDTLYWLLGAPKSVRGFCQLGRFHNIEVEDNVTVFLEWPNKATGVFVSSTGELPGTNRFEIAGTKGRLVLEDGKLTFTRNEVPADEWNKTSKIGFAKPDVWNVSIPFGNADVPHAALMTNFVEAILDGTPLNCAGEEGLGSIELANVMLYSSLIGQTVELPMDSAAYEAKLNELIANSKFEKKVVEVVNEDFSQSFRR